From the Solanum lycopersicum chromosome 10, SLM_r2.1 genome, one window contains:
- the LOC101249868 gene encoding MADS-box protein SOC1-like, producing MVRGKTEMRRIENATSRQVTFSKRRNGLLKKAFELSVLCDAQVGLVILSPRDKLYEFSTSSMQEIIERYQRHTKDIQCENPAMEQNNMQNLKHDTSSLMKKIELLEKSKRKLLGESLESCSLEGLQQMEHQLEWSINIIRARKMEVFSEQIERLKENVKDLASENVMLLEKCGGFEMQQTSGGEDVSMVISSEKSDVETELLIGLPMSLN from the exons ATGGTGAGAGGGAAAACTGAAATGAGGCGTATCGAAAACGCGACAAGCAGGCAAGTCACTTTCTCAAAGAGAAGAAATGGATTGTTAAAAAAAGCCTTTGAGCTTTCTGTTCTTTGTGATGCTCAAGTTGGATTAGTTATTCTTTCTCCTAGAGACAAACTTTATGAATTTTCAACCTCAAG CATGCAGGAGATTATCGAGCGTTATCAGAGGCATACTAAAGATATTCAGTGTGAAAATCCAGCCATGGAACAGAATAATATGCAAAATTTGAAGCATGATACATCAAGTTTGATGAAGAAGATTGAACTTCTTGAAAAATCTAAAAG GAAGCTCTTGGGAGAAAGTTTAGAATCTTGTAGTCTTGAAGGACTTCAACAAATGGAACATCAGTTGGAATGGAGTATCAACATCATCCGCGCAAGAAAg ATGGAAGTCTTTAGTGAACAAATTGAGAGATTGAAAGAAAAT GTGAAAGACCTTGCATCTGAAAATGTTATGTTGTTAGAGAAG TGTGGTGGTTTTGAAATGCAACAAACATCAGGTGGTGAAGACGTTTCTATGGTGATCAGTAGCGAAAAATCGGATGTAGAGACGGAATTACTTATTGGATTACCAATGTCCCTAAATTGA